A stretch of Panthera uncia isolate 11264 chromosome A1 unlocalized genomic scaffold, Puncia_PCG_1.0 HiC_scaffold_16, whole genome shotgun sequence DNA encodes these proteins:
- the KCTD4 gene encoding BTB/POZ domain-containing protein KCTD4 translates to MERKINRREKEKEYEGKHNSLEDADQGKNCKSTLMTLNVGGYLYITQKQTLTKYPDTFLEGIVNGKILCPFDADGHYFIDRDGLLFRHVLNFLRNGELLLPEGFRENQLLAQEAEFFQLKGLAEEVKARWEKEQLTPRETTFLEITDNHDRSQGLRIFCNAPDFISKIKSRIVLVSKSRLDGFPEEFSISSNIIQFKYFIKSENGTRLVLKEDNTFVCTLETLKFEAIMMALKCGFRLLTSLDCSKGSIVHSDALHFIK, encoded by the coding sequence ATGGAGCgtaaaataaacagaagagaaaaagaaaaggagtatgAAGGGAAACACAACAGCTTGGAAGACGCTGACCAAGGAAAGAACTGCAAATCCACACTGATGACCCTCAACGTTGGTGGATATTTATACattactcaaaaacaaacactgaccAAGTACCCAGACACTTTCCTTGAAGGTATAGTAAATGGAAAAATCCTCTGCCCGTTTGATGCTGATGGGCATTATTTCATAGACAGGGATGGACTCCTCTTCAGGCATGTCCTGAACTTCCTACGAAATGGAGAACTTCTACTGCCCGAAGGCTTTCGAGAAAATCAACTTCTTGCACAAGAAGCAGAATTCTTTCAGCTCAAGGGACTGGCGGAGGAAGTGAAAGCCAGGTGGGAAAAAGAACAGCTAACACCCAGAGAGACTACTTTCTTGGAAATAACAGATAACCATGATCGCTCACAAGGACTGAGAATTTTCTGTAATGCTCCTGATttcatatcaaaaataaaatctcgCATTGTTCTGGTGTCCAAAAGCAGGCTGGATGGATTTCCAGAGGAGTTTTCAATATCATCAAACATCATTCAATTTAAATACTTCATAAAATCTGAAAATGGCACTCGACTTGTACTAAAGGAAGACAACACCTTTGTCTGTACCCTGGAAACTCTTAAGTTTGAAGCTATAATGATGGCTTTAAAGTGTGGCTTTAGACTGCTGACCAGCCTGGATTGTTCCAAAGGGTCAATTGTTCACAGCGATGCACTTCATTTTATCAAGTAA